The Desulfosporosinus acidiphilus SJ4 genome has a window encoding:
- a CDS encoding PucR family transcriptional regulator — protein sequence MEITVEKLLKLESLRTSQVVAGVQGLRNTVKGVTIMEAPDIVDWLAGGELLLTSLYSTLGGKVNYREFIQNLAAKGVSALAIKIRRFVDKIPSEILETADEVDLPIIELEGNVRYVDIMYPAMEMLFNKQVIELKYYKEIQERFTALALQCEGLAKITKTLAELIENPVSIFDNQKKCLHTTDERFHNFEGMTTFYEGDLLSKNFNSYRIKFCDLKEEPVYQVVVPIQALGQVRAYLIVTEINQPMREMDFICLDQATTVVTLEMVRRFAVREVEQKFSNDFVEKLISGEIEVSGIRERANLLELDINHPFVVVLFSLKYLDECLADTKIKQDKIAFQGIKAEIQSLIMNVMRMRMKDFILGHKGDSIIVLWPVKVSSQTIEEIKRAGREVQNNAKKRWKKIMIGIGISNEAAEIEEIPRSYKEAQDALIYGEMLQGEGAISWFQDLGVYRMLCKFGQTNNLDEFLPKALRKLFDYDQQNQTELLKSLQVFLEYNGNSSKAAKALFIHYKTLLYRLERIKEVTGLDLEDNQNRLELELGLKIIQILNHRE from the coding sequence AACGTCACAAGTGGTGGCAGGTGTTCAAGGGCTTAGGAATACGGTTAAAGGGGTTACGATCATGGAGGCCCCGGATATCGTCGATTGGCTGGCGGGTGGAGAATTGCTCCTTACTAGTTTATATTCTACCCTGGGAGGAAAGGTAAACTATCGTGAATTCATCCAAAATCTCGCAGCTAAAGGTGTCAGTGCTCTGGCGATTAAAATTCGCCGCTTCGTTGACAAGATTCCGTCGGAAATCCTAGAGACCGCTGATGAGGTCGATTTGCCTATCATTGAATTGGAAGGCAATGTTCGCTATGTTGATATTATGTATCCGGCTATGGAGATGCTTTTTAACAAGCAAGTTATCGAACTGAAATATTATAAAGAAATACAGGAACGGTTTACCGCCTTAGCTCTTCAATGCGAAGGATTGGCCAAGATTACGAAGACTTTAGCGGAATTGATTGAGAATCCAGTGAGTATTTTTGACAATCAGAAAAAGTGCTTGCATACAACGGATGAAAGATTCCATAATTTTGAAGGAATGACCACCTTTTATGAAGGAGATTTATTAAGCAAGAACTTCAATTCTTATCGAATTAAGTTCTGTGATCTGAAGGAAGAACCTGTTTATCAAGTCGTTGTACCAATTCAAGCTTTAGGTCAGGTTAGAGCTTATCTGATTGTGACCGAAATTAATCAGCCTATGCGAGAGATGGATTTTATTTGTTTGGACCAAGCTACGACCGTTGTAACTCTGGAGATGGTCAGGCGTTTTGCAGTTCGGGAAGTAGAACAAAAATTCAGTAATGATTTCGTGGAGAAACTTATCAGCGGTGAAATTGAAGTCAGTGGTATTCGTGAAAGGGCTAATCTCTTGGAGTTGGACATTAATCACCCATTTGTTGTTGTACTGTTTAGCCTCAAATATCTGGATGAGTGTTTAGCTGATACTAAAATCAAACAGGATAAAATTGCTTTTCAAGGAATTAAAGCTGAAATACAGTCCTTGATCATGAACGTGATGAGGATGCGAATGAAGGACTTTATTCTGGGACATAAAGGTGACTCGATCATTGTCTTATGGCCCGTAAAAGTCTCAAGCCAAACCATCGAAGAGATTAAGAGGGCCGGACGGGAAGTTCAGAATAACGCCAAGAAACGATGGAAAAAAATTATGATTGGGATTGGCATAAGCAACGAAGCAGCGGAAATCGAAGAAATTCCCAGAAGCTACAAAGAAGCCCAGGATGCCCTCATTTACGGAGAAATGCTACAAGGGGAAGGTGCTATTTCTTGGTTTCAAGATCTCGGCGTCTATCGAATGCTTTGTAAATTTGGTCAAACTAATAATCTCGATGAGTTTTTACCAAAAGCGCTTAGAAAACTTTTTGACTATGATCAACAGAATCAAACGGAACTTTTAAAGAGCCTGCAAGTCTTTTTGGAGTATAATGGCAACTCAAGTAAAGCCGCCAAAGCACTTTTTATTCATTACAAAACCTTACTCTATCGTTTAGAACGGATTAAAGAGGTCACCGGACTCGACCTGGAGGATAATCAAAACCGCTTAGAATTAGAACTCGGCTTAAAGATTATCCAAATATTAAACCATAGAGAGTAA